In the Pseudomonas sp. ADAK2 genome, one interval contains:
- the tal gene encoding transaldolase has translation MTSKLEQLKQITTVVADTGDFEAIARVKPVDATTNPSLLLKAAAIPGYAELLNACVHDCKGDVGLASDRFGVAVGQEILKVVPGRISTEVDARLSFDTDAVLKRAHRLIELYDKAGIGRDRVLIKIASTWEGIRAAEILEKEGIQTNLTLLFSFAQAAACADAGVFLISPFVGRIYDWYKKANGNDYTGADDPGVQSVTRIYNYYKANDYKTVVMGASFRNLNQIEQLAGCDRLTISPDLLEKLAADNGKLERKLAPGHAGEARLNLNEAQFRWLSNEDAMATEKLAEGIRQFARDQEKLEALLQAKL, from the coding sequence ATGACTTCCAAGCTGGAACAACTCAAACAAATCACTACCGTCGTTGCCGACACCGGCGACTTCGAAGCCATCGCTCGCGTTAAACCCGTTGACGCTACCACCAACCCTTCCCTGCTGCTCAAAGCCGCCGCCATTCCCGGTTACGCCGAGTTGCTGAACGCCTGCGTTCACGACTGCAAGGGCGATGTGGGCCTGGCCAGCGACCGTTTTGGCGTTGCGGTAGGGCAAGAAATCCTCAAAGTGGTCCCTGGCCGCATTTCCACCGAAGTGGATGCGCGCCTGTCGTTCGACACTGACGCCGTATTGAAGCGCGCGCACCGTCTGATCGAGCTGTACGACAAGGCCGGCATTGGCCGTGACCGCGTACTGATCAAGATCGCCTCCACCTGGGAAGGCATCCGCGCCGCCGAGATCCTGGAAAAGGAAGGCATCCAGACCAACCTGACCCTGCTGTTCTCCTTCGCCCAGGCCGCGGCTTGCGCCGACGCTGGCGTATTCCTGATTTCGCCGTTCGTGGGCCGCATCTACGACTGGTACAAGAAGGCCAACGGCAACGACTACACCGGCGCGGATGATCCGGGTGTGCAATCAGTCACGCGCATCTACAACTACTACAAGGCCAATGACTACAAAACCGTAGTGATGGGCGCGAGCTTCCGTAACCTGAATCAGATCGAGCAGTTGGCCGGTTGCGACCGCCTGACCATCAGCCCGGACCTGCTGGAGAAACTGGCGGCGGACAACGGCAAGCTGGAGCGCAAACTGGCGCCTGGGCATGCCGGGGAAGCGCGTTTGAACTTGAACGAAGCGCAGTTCCGTTGGTTGTCCAACGAAGATGCGATGGCGACCGAGAAACTGGCTGAAGGTATCCGTCAGTTTGCTCGCGACCAGGAAAAGCTTGAGGCGTTGCTGCAAGCCAAGCTGTGA
- the rssC gene encoding anti-sigma factor antagonist RssC: MSTGRIQFAEQDGTFVLKFVGEVRLTLCSALDATIERIFTALNFNAIVIDLTETRSIDSTTLGLLAKLSILSRQKVGLLPTVVTTHEDITRLLQSMGFEQVFNIVDRPIPCPECLTDLPDQDQSEEIVRIKVLEAHKILMGLNDSNREAFHDLVNALERH; this comes from the coding sequence ATGAGTACCGGTAGAATCCAATTCGCCGAGCAGGATGGCACCTTCGTCCTCAAGTTCGTCGGTGAAGTTCGCCTGACCCTGTGTTCGGCGTTGGATGCGACTATTGAGCGGATCTTCACGGCGTTGAACTTCAACGCGATCGTGATCGACCTGACCGAAACCCGCAGCATCGACAGCACCACGTTGGGCCTGCTGGCCAAACTGTCGATCCTGTCGCGGCAGAAGGTCGGCCTGCTGCCGACCGTCGTCACCACCCACGAAGACATCACCCGTCTGCTGCAGTCCATGGGCTTCGAGCAAGTGTTCAACATCGTTGACCGCCCGATCCCATGCCCTGAATGCCTGACCGACCTGCCAGACCAGGATCAGTCGGAAGAAATCGTGCGAATCAAAGTCCTTGAAGCCCACAAGATCCTCATGGGCCTGAACGACTCCAATCGTGAAGCGTTTCATGATCTGGTGAATGCGCTCGAGCGCCATTGA
- a CDS encoding glycosyl hydrolase family 5, whose amino-acid sequence MHFKRLAASTLLMFSSASQVHANELFPVLGADKTFGVQVKIQNFTAADAGQIKSAGFAFVRFGAWTDNLDNAAYQKQVSDAFAAARSAGLPVLLTIRATEALTTTGDASELVAAGESLAKSVLELEQTYRTQLVAIEIWNEPDLEKYWPTGHFETTFVPFMSAMCRSLGPTAPTTPLVGFGFAKAPSAGSASTVALNRIVSEYPKCLSAISYHPYGLSSAQISAAQAFIQQNFHLPGVISEWGVSALSSNGGDAGQASKVSTFISDVKKLNIPLTSVYEWKNSDSGGNDREKNFGLLTADGRPKPVETAVRTLLNAK is encoded by the coding sequence ATGCATTTCAAACGCCTTGCCGCTTCAACGCTGCTGATGTTCAGCAGTGCCAGTCAGGTTCACGCCAATGAACTGTTCCCCGTCCTCGGCGCTGACAAGACATTCGGTGTGCAGGTCAAGATCCAGAATTTCACCGCCGCCGACGCCGGGCAGATCAAATCCGCGGGGTTCGCCTTCGTGCGTTTTGGCGCCTGGACGGACAACCTCGATAACGCGGCTTATCAAAAACAGGTCAGCGACGCGTTCGCGGCCGCCAGGTCCGCCGGGTTGCCGGTACTGCTGACCATTCGTGCAACCGAGGCGCTGACCACCACGGGCGACGCCAGTGAGCTGGTGGCGGCGGGAGAATCCCTCGCCAAGTCGGTGCTCGAACTGGAACAGACCTACCGCACGCAGTTGGTGGCCATTGAAATCTGGAACGAGCCGGACCTGGAAAAGTACTGGCCTACCGGTCACTTCGAGACGACCTTCGTGCCGTTCATGAGCGCCATGTGCCGTTCCCTGGGGCCAACAGCGCCCACCACGCCGCTAGTCGGCTTCGGTTTCGCGAAAGCGCCGAGCGCGGGCTCCGCGTCCACGGTGGCGCTGAACCGAATTGTGAGTGAATACCCTAAATGCCTGAGTGCGATTTCCTATCACCCCTATGGTTTGTCCAGTGCGCAGATCAGCGCGGCCCAGGCGTTCATTCAGCAGAATTTCCATTTGCCGGGGGTAATCAGCGAGTGGGGCGTGTCGGCGCTCAGCTCCAACGGCGGGGACGCTGGACAGGCCAGTAAAGTCAGCACGTTTATCTCCGATGTGAAAAAACTCAACATCCCGCTGACCTCCGTTTATGAATGGAAGAACAGTGATTCGGGAGGAAATGATCGGGAGAAGAATTTCGGCCTGTTGACGGCAGATGGTCGGCCGAAGCCGGTCGAAACGGCCGTCAGGACGCTGCTCAATGCGAAGTAG
- a CDS encoding polysaccharide biosynthesis tyrosine autokinase, giving the protein MQLPSVVGTRDNERDDIDLLGIFGSLIDQKWLIGALTGAFMLTGVAYAILSTPVYLANAVVQVEPKKNDILGFSDLNSMLTGQSPSVTEIGIIKSRAVIGKAVDDLHLDIDVTPNTFPVIGSFLARRYKGDGVAAPRFGLNSYAWGGERLEIARLNLPEELLGKKLTLIAGEQQRFQLLDDNDNLLVDGVAGEVFAQNGVEGRIADLAANPGTRFEVVRDPRIVTILDYQDALDVSEQGKESGIIRLALASPDHAQAVKILNKVATLYVQQNVERTSAEAAQSLDFLQAQLPQVKNDLIKASNALNGYQTRGKTVNISLETQSVLEQIVGLDTRISELKLQQAELDRKFTKQHPVYRALMTQIGELTRQQKSLESKVQDLPATQQELLNLTRDVEVASQIYTQLLNKSQELDIVRAGAVGNARLIDAADVDKTTPVKPRKALIVLIATFLGGFVGVALVLVRKSLSRGLEGPEAIEQLGLPVYASIPYSALQQEEDSKKLRVSDESRRQAFLLAMRNPTDLSIESIRSLRTCLHFAGLDSTNNRIMISGPSPQVGKTFVSSNLAAVMAQSGQRVVLIDADMRKGHLHKTLNTPITNGLSDLLVKRCSLEQGLHQTEIDNLHFISRGQVPPNPSELLMHANFRELLAQLSDLYDVVIIDTPPLLAVTDAAIVGREAAISLIVTRFGVNPAKEIELTIRRFAQNGIQLKGAVFNGVEKRAASYYGNGGYGNYSYEYASDKA; this is encoded by the coding sequence ATGCAGTTACCGTCAGTAGTCGGCACCCGGGATAACGAACGAGATGATATTGATCTTCTCGGTATATTCGGCAGTTTAATTGATCAGAAATGGCTGATCGGTGCGCTCACCGGTGCATTTATGCTGACCGGCGTGGCCTATGCCATTTTGTCGACGCCAGTGTATCTGGCGAACGCCGTGGTACAGGTCGAACCGAAAAAGAACGACATTCTCGGTTTCTCCGATCTCAACAGCATGCTCACCGGGCAATCGCCGTCGGTGACCGAGATCGGCATCATCAAGTCGCGCGCAGTGATCGGCAAAGCCGTCGACGATCTGCACCTGGACATCGACGTCACCCCCAACACCTTCCCGGTCATTGGCAGTTTTCTGGCCCGGCGCTATAAGGGCGACGGTGTCGCCGCCCCGCGTTTCGGCTTGAACAGCTACGCCTGGGGCGGTGAACGCCTGGAGATCGCCCGGCTCAATCTGCCGGAAGAGCTGTTGGGCAAGAAACTGACGTTGATCGCCGGTGAGCAGCAGCGATTCCAACTGCTCGATGACAACGACAACCTGCTGGTGGACGGCGTCGCCGGCGAAGTGTTTGCGCAAAACGGCGTCGAGGGACGGATTGCCGATCTGGCGGCCAATCCTGGCACCCGTTTCGAAGTGGTGCGCGATCCAAGAATTGTCACCATCCTCGACTATCAGGATGCGCTGGATGTGTCCGAACAAGGCAAGGAGTCTGGGATCATTCGCCTGGCCCTGGCCAGCCCGGACCACGCCCAGGCGGTGAAGATTCTCAATAAAGTCGCCACGCTATACGTGCAGCAAAACGTCGAGCGCACCTCGGCGGAAGCGGCGCAAAGCCTGGATTTCCTGCAAGCCCAGTTACCCCAGGTCAAGAACGACCTGATCAAGGCCAGCAATGCGCTCAACGGTTATCAAACCCGCGGCAAGACCGTCAACATTTCCCTCGAAACCCAATCGGTGCTGGAACAGATTGTCGGCCTGGACACGCGTATTTCCGAGTTGAAGCTGCAACAGGCAGAGCTTGATCGCAAGTTCACCAAACAGCATCCGGTCTATCGCGCGTTGATGACGCAGATCGGCGAATTGACCCGGCAACAGAAGAGTCTGGAGAGCAAGGTCCAAGACCTGCCCGCCACGCAACAGGAGTTGCTGAACCTGACCCGCGACGTGGAAGTGGCGTCGCAGATCTACACGCAGTTGCTGAACAAGTCCCAGGAGCTGGACATCGTCAGGGCCGGGGCGGTGGGCAATGCGCGGTTGATCGACGCCGCGGATGTCGACAAGACCACCCCGGTCAAACCGCGCAAGGCGCTGATCGTGTTGATTGCGACCTTCCTCGGCGGGTTTGTCGGTGTCGCCCTGGTGCTGGTGCGCAAATCCCTGAGTCGCGGCCTGGAAGGCCCGGAAGCCATCGAGCAACTTGGATTGCCGGTGTATGCATCGATTCCGTACAGCGCACTGCAACAGGAAGAGGACAGTAAAAAGCTGCGTGTGAGTGACGAGTCGCGCCGTCAGGCGTTTCTGTTGGCGATGCGTAACCCGACCGACCTGTCCATCGAGTCGATCCGTAGCTTGCGCACCTGCCTGCACTTTGCCGGCCTGGACTCGACCAACAACCGCATCATGATTTCCGGCCCGAGCCCGCAGGTCGGTAAAACCTTCGTTTCGTCCAACCTCGCGGCGGTCATGGCGCAGAGCGGGCAAAGGGTTGTGCTGATCGATGCCGACATGCGCAAAGGGCATTTGCACAAGACGCTCAACACGCCGATCACCAATGGCTTATCGGACTTGTTGGTCAAGCGCTGCAGCCTTGAACAGGGCCTGCATCAAACCGAGATCGATAACCTGCACTTCATCAGCCGCGGACAGGTCCCGCCCAATCCGTCGGAGCTGTTGATGCACGCGAACTTCCGTGAGCTGCTGGCCCAACTCAGCGACCTGTATGACGTGGTGATCATCGATACACCACCGCTACTGGCCGTGACCGACGCCGCGATCGTCGGGCGTGAAGCGGCGATCAGCCTGATCGTCACCCGCTTCGGAGTGAACCCCGCCAAAGAGATCGAACTGACGATCCGTCGATTTGCCCAGAACGGCATCCAGTTGAAAGGCGCTGTGTTCAACGGCGTCGAGAAGCGCGCGGCGAGCTATTACGGCAACGGCGGTTACGGCAATTACAGCTACGAGTATGCGTCCGACAAGGCTTGA
- a CDS encoding low molecular weight protein-tyrosine-phosphatase produces MFRNILVVCVGNICRSPTAEMLLRNALASSTIAVTSAGLSARVGEAMEPAALQVLEDKGHSAQAFKARQITPDIVNESDLILVMEKQHVTQVLKMASHARGKVFLLGKWQGEREIQDPYRQGKAAFIHAHALIEDAVCSWAQRLGH; encoded by the coding sequence TTGTTCAGAAATATTCTTGTCGTCTGCGTAGGCAATATCTGCCGAAGTCCTACAGCAGAAATGCTGCTGCGTAACGCGCTGGCATCCTCAACCATCGCCGTGACCTCTGCGGGCCTGTCCGCCAGGGTTGGCGAGGCCATGGAGCCTGCGGCGCTCCAGGTCCTGGAGGACAAAGGGCACAGCGCCCAGGCGTTTAAAGCGCGGCAAATCACCCCGGACATCGTTAATGAATCAGACCTGATTCTGGTCATGGAAAAACAGCATGTAACCCAAGTGCTGAAGATGGCATCGCACGCCAGGGGCAAAGTGTTTCTTCTCGGGAAGTGGCAGGGCGAGCGAGAAATACAAGACCCGTATCGTCAAGGAAAAGCAGCTTTTATTCATGCCCACGCATTGATTGAAGATGCTGTTTGCTCATGGGCACAGCGCCTTGGGCATTGA